The following proteins come from a genomic window of Acipenser ruthenus chromosome 44, fAciRut3.2 maternal haplotype, whole genome shotgun sequence:
- the adprh gene encoding ADP-ribosylarginine hydrolase isoform X1 — protein sequence MTINPSHYRAAMLLSGAGDALGYRNQLWEYNQSGPCIHQELQEMGGLKNIVVQLPDWPVSDDTVLHLATAEALATGNLLPSGIFEVSPKLTFYSLFPLPVGKEGEELLQEVALRYVEAMKDMEGRKPGPTSILGTSQLRPGVPGGYRIPFNTEATGCGAAMRAMCIGLRYPRPEELPDLIRVSIETGRMTHNHPTGYLGSFASALFTAFAVQRRPLLSWGAGLMRALPLAMEFVQSAGVDVEENLREWGFFTAKWEWYLSERGLVSGEGPVTWPDPYGPSERDSAYQSFSLSGWAGRSGHDAPMIALDSLLGAGPDWEELCNRAMFHGGDSDSTGVIAGCCWGLLHGFEGVPEGNYCTLEYSSRMEAVAKQLHKLAGWQEQ from the exons ATGACGATTAA ccCCTCTCATTACCGTGCAGCCATGTTGCTAAGCGGAGCTGGCGACGCCCTCGGTTACCGGAACCAGCTGTGGGAGTACAACCAATCAGGGCCCTGCATTCACCAGGAGCTACAGGAAATGGGCGGGCTCAAGAACATTGTGGTGCAGCTCCCTGATTGGCCTGTCAGCGATGACACCGTGCTGCACCTAGCAACTGCGGAGGCCCTAGCAACAGGTAACTTGCTCCCAAGCGGTATTTTCGAAGTTTCTCCAAAACTCACTTTCTATTCCCTGTTTCCTCTTCCTGTAGGGAAGGAAGGTGAGGAGCTGCTGCAGGAAGTTGCTCTTCGCTATGTCGAGGCCATGAAAGACATGGAGGGGAGAAAACCGGGACCAACGAGCATTTTGg gaACCTCTCAGCTCAGGCCGGGTGTGCCCGGTGGATACCGGATCCCGTTCAATACTGAAGCAACTGGCTGTGGAGCCGCAATGAGGGCCATGTGCATCGGGCTGAG GTATCCTCGGCCGGAGGAGCTCCCTGATTTAATCAGAGTTTCCATTGAGACAGGGAGAATGACTCACAACCACCCTACAG GCTATCTGGGCTCGTTCGCTTCGGCCCTGTTCACTGCCTTCGCAGTGCAGCGACGTCCACTCCTCTCCTGGGGGGCGGGGCTCATGCGGGCGCTGCCGCTGGCGATGGAGTTCGTCCAATCAGCCGGCGTCGATGTGGAGGAGAATCTGAGAGAGTGGGGTTTCTTCACAGCCAAGTGGGAATG GTATCTCTCTGAAAGAGGTCTGGTGTCAGGGGAGGGGCCTGTGACTTGGCCTGACCCCTACGGCCCTTCAGAACGCGACTCAGCCTATCAGAGCTTCAGCCTGTCTGGCTGGGCGGGGCGTAGCGGGCACGATGCTCCAATGATAGCGCTGGATTCCCTGCTGGGGGCAGGGCCTGACTGGGAGGAGCTGTGCAACAGAGCCATGTTCCACGGAG gagACAGTGACTCGACGGGGGTGATCGCAGGCTGCTGCTGGGGTCTCCTGCATGGGTTCGAAGGGGTCCCTGAGGGAAACTACTGCACCCTGGAATACAGCAGCAGAATGGAGGCCGTCGCCAAGCAGCTACACAAACTGGCAGGCTGGCAGGAGCAGTGA
- the adprh gene encoding ADP-ribosylarginine hydrolase isoform X2 yields MTINPSHYRAAMLLSGAGDALGYRNQLWEYNQSGPCIHQELQEMGGLKNIVVQLPDWPVSDDTVLHLATAEALATGKEGEELLQEVALRYVEAMKDMEGRKPGPTSILGTSQLRPGVPGGYRIPFNTEATGCGAAMRAMCIGLRYPRPEELPDLIRVSIETGRMTHNHPTGYLGSFASALFTAFAVQRRPLLSWGAGLMRALPLAMEFVQSAGVDVEENLREWGFFTAKWEWYLSERGLVSGEGPVTWPDPYGPSERDSAYQSFSLSGWAGRSGHDAPMIALDSLLGAGPDWEELCNRAMFHGGDSDSTGVIAGCCWGLLHGFEGVPEGNYCTLEYSSRMEAVAKQLHKLAGWQEQ; encoded by the exons ATGACGATTAA ccCCTCTCATTACCGTGCAGCCATGTTGCTAAGCGGAGCTGGCGACGCCCTCGGTTACCGGAACCAGCTGTGGGAGTACAACCAATCAGGGCCCTGCATTCACCAGGAGCTACAGGAAATGGGCGGGCTCAAGAACATTGTGGTGCAGCTCCCTGATTGGCCTGTCAGCGATGACACCGTGCTGCACCTAGCAACTGCGGAGGCCCTAGCAACAG GGAAGGAAGGTGAGGAGCTGCTGCAGGAAGTTGCTCTTCGCTATGTCGAGGCCATGAAAGACATGGAGGGGAGAAAACCGGGACCAACGAGCATTTTGg gaACCTCTCAGCTCAGGCCGGGTGTGCCCGGTGGATACCGGATCCCGTTCAATACTGAAGCAACTGGCTGTGGAGCCGCAATGAGGGCCATGTGCATCGGGCTGAG GTATCCTCGGCCGGAGGAGCTCCCTGATTTAATCAGAGTTTCCATTGAGACAGGGAGAATGACTCACAACCACCCTACAG GCTATCTGGGCTCGTTCGCTTCGGCCCTGTTCACTGCCTTCGCAGTGCAGCGACGTCCACTCCTCTCCTGGGGGGCGGGGCTCATGCGGGCGCTGCCGCTGGCGATGGAGTTCGTCCAATCAGCCGGCGTCGATGTGGAGGAGAATCTGAGAGAGTGGGGTTTCTTCACAGCCAAGTGGGAATG GTATCTCTCTGAAAGAGGTCTGGTGTCAGGGGAGGGGCCTGTGACTTGGCCTGACCCCTACGGCCCTTCAGAACGCGACTCAGCCTATCAGAGCTTCAGCCTGTCTGGCTGGGCGGGGCGTAGCGGGCACGATGCTCCAATGATAGCGCTGGATTCCCTGCTGGGGGCAGGGCCTGACTGGGAGGAGCTGTGCAACAGAGCCATGTTCCACGGAG gagACAGTGACTCGACGGGGGTGATCGCAGGCTGCTGCTGGGGTCTCCTGCATGGGTTCGAAGGGGTCCCTGAGGGAAACTACTGCACCCTGGAATACAGCAGCAGAATGGAGGCCGTCGCCAAGCAGCTACACAAACTGGCAGGCTGGCAGGAGCAGTGA